A window from Peromyscus eremicus chromosome 1, PerEre_H2_v1, whole genome shotgun sequence encodes these proteins:
- the Lcor gene encoding ligand-dependent corepressor isoform X1: MQRMIQQFAAEYTSKNSSTQDPSQPNSTKNQSLPKASPVTTSPTAATTQNPVLSKLLMADQDSPLDLTVRKSQSEPSEQDGVLDLSTKKSPCASSTSLSHPSGCSSTQGNGKNSTEASAVDSNHPSKPPLEKFMVKLCTHHQKQFIRVLSDLYTESQPGTEDLQPLDSTVMDVSTCNADCAQLSCRQDEKDDVCLDGKSPASVNLFLDSSGSPSSLSVTEQTMEEPPPETDSVDGRENALTIVQKDSSELPDIQPNSRRSADSPAVGCLTTLDSSSFNSLHSSKSLEGQTTGQEQDISVKPCEDGEDHTPASVESLTAVDVATENTEEGGSCMVSPRNSFRALSEDKWDSGFMGNSSSTADKENTLQCSSKTSSHQDLEADEQDARPKQENHLHSLGRNKVGYQTYPSDQGHFDHSKGDWLAPSPTPAVHRASNGHSRTKMITASIKTARKSKRASGLRINDYDNQCDVVYISQPITECHFENQRSILSSRKTARKSTRGYFFNGDCCELPTVRTLARNLRSQEKGSCSPIAPEVVVTPKQTLTLPTSKHIVGVQHPTVDVQLPIVDVQLPIVDVQLPTVGMQHPTADVQLPTVGVQHPTADVQLPTADVQLPTVGVQLLEEDTPDDPGKERTSLEEGGKDMSPAKEYQEPEVCLTVNEQDPSSSPTPGETTACSPACLLPAPLPDEDMPNVPEGSIAVSPPTASVLSFLERDQPPASLLESEEMHTLQECHLTPTTGSTPFISGEDGEDQLCRPQSSPETVIREEHSLCSENESPVVGFDPPLSLELSEHDQTISTEAETGDIPGETLLLEATVPLLESSIVSDENPGETEGGEAASGTGQLEMHDSDRKHSSEQDLSEANLDSPEESVDKKKKGKKLPEASDRCLRSQLADSSSADRCPGSEGLDSSTACSEMKVSKNPTIKRSKREGHSGRVTPEGSVIDSIHTDDLEDPKNPSVGEHSSDEDVRQEGEGVGVITRQTFKSMLAKEVKREEGETSPSSDPNTVGQPLPGENLEINVWSQIDERDAHVPSESIPCKRDLEQVKEKPGHIATQDVEASVSEVDVEDTHSKDDAGLPSSSLAGISASQNGDPAGPPKLVTRPKRLSSSTYNLRHAHCVDALATTKVTSEKQVTQVSPAPKENEASESVEPLDEDDADTVVEEQPKFVGWCAEEENQELIANFNAQYLKVQKGWIQLEKEAQPTARAKSKSDKLKEIWKSKKRSRKCRGSLEGQKFSPVQMLFMTNFKLSNICKWFLETTETRSLVIVKKLNTRLPGDIPLVKHPLQKYPPSTLYPSSLQAERLKKHLKKFPGAIPARNNWKTQKLWAKLRENAGQVEPEAGSDTSLGPHSEDTVEEVREGRNSHPPANLPTPASTRILRKYSNIRGKLRAQRLDSSLGGPSEVKQGRKSVCINPLMSPKLALRVGADGFPVTPKRAEGRKRKRGKQMPETLLKVEGQNKRKRAEGSGTQDDKDKGPATKASRGLSAKKLAAKDRVSQLSKKMTLKENKVRICKKAPGKSCPPSRKEKENADKRPSHPAAASEALTKPAKQRGSGDASAKPPKARGRSRKLSNGRGRARPLTKSPETQAAQRKRKLKAKLDSSQGKRRRLDSK; encoded by the coding sequence TAAGAATTCAACAGAAGCATCAGCAGTAGATTCTAACCATCCATCGAAGCCCCCACTGGAGAAGTTTATGGTCAAACTGTGCACGCATCATCAGAAGCAATTCATTCGTGTCCTGAGTGACCTATACACTGAATCTCAGCCAGGTACTGAGGACCTGCAGCCTTTAGATTCCACAGTGATGGATGTCTCCACTTGCAATGCAGATTGTGCCCAGCTGAGCTGCAGACAAGATGAAAAAGATGATGTGTGTCTCGATGGGAAGTCTCCTGCTTCTGTAAATTTGTTCTTAGACTCCTCAGGTTCTCCTAGCTCTCTGAGTGTGACTGAACAAACCATGGAGGAACCACCTCCTGAGACAGACTCTgtagatggaagagagaatgccTTGACCATTGTCCAGAAAGATTCCTCTGAACTTCCAGACATTCAACCTAACTCCAGAAGATCAGCAGACAGTCCCGCTGTGGGATGCCTCACTACATTGGATTCTTCCTCTTTTAACTCCCTCCACAGTTCCAAAAGCTTAGAGGGGCAAACCACTGGACAGGAACAAGACATCAGCGTGAAACCCTGTGAGGATGGTGAAGACCATACCCCAGCCTCAGTCGAAAGTCTGACTGCAGTGGACGTGGCAACTGAGAATACTGAAGAGGGTGGTAGCTGTATGGTTTCTCCAAGAAACTCATTCAGAGCTTTATCAGAAGACAAATGGGACTCAGGGTTTATGGGAAACTCATCTAGTACTGCAGACAAAGAGAACACTTTACAGTGTAGCTCAAAAACATCCTCACACCAGGATTTAGAGGCAGATGAACAAGATGCAAGGCCAAAGCAAGAGAACCATCTTCATTCACTAGGTAGAAACAAGGTGGGTTACCAGACATATCCCAGCGACCAGGGCCATTTTGATCATTCCAAAGGTGATTGGTTAGCTCCCAGCCCCACACCAGCTGTACACAGAGCATCCAATGGTCACTCTCGAACCAAGATGATAACAGCCTCCATCAAGACTGCTCGGAAGAGTAAGAGGGCATCAGGCTTGAGGATAAATGATTATGACAACCAGTGTGATGTTGTTTATATCAGTCAACCAATAACAGAatgccactttgaaaatcagagaTCCATATTGTCTTCTCGGAAAACAGCCCGAAAGAGTACCCGGGGATACTTTTTTAATGGTGATTGTTGTGAATTGCCAACTGTTCGCACACTGGCCAGAAATTTACGCTCCCAAGAAAAGGGAAGCTGCTCACCGATAGCACCAGAGGTAGTGGTGACTCCCAAGCAGACTCTTACACTTCCCACCTCAAAGCACATAGTAGGTGTGCAGCATCCAACAGTAGATGTGCAGCTTCCCATAGTAGATGTGCAGCTTCCCATAGTAGATGTGCAGCTTCCCACAGTAGGTATGCAGCATCCAACTGCAGATGTACAGCTTCCCACAGTAGGTGTGCAGCATCCAACTGCAGATGTACAGCTTCCAACTGCAGATGTACAGCTTCCCACAGTAGGTGTGCAACTTCTGGAAGAAGATACCCCTGACGATCCTGGGAAGGAAAGAACCTCCCTTGAGGAAGGAGGCAAAGACATGTCACCAGCAAAAGAGTATCAGGAGCCAGAGGTTTGCCTTACTGTGAATGAACAGGATCCTAGCAGCTCCCCTACTCCAGGAGAGACCACAGCCTGTAGCCCAGCATGTCTTCTGCCTGCACCCCTCCCTGATGAGGATATGCCTAATGTTCCAGAAGGCAGCATTGCAGTCTCACCTCCAACAGCAAGTGTACTATCTTTCCTTGAGCGAGACCAGCCACCAGCTTCTCTTCTGGAGTCAGAGGAAATGCATACACTCCAGGAGTGTCACCTGACTCCCACAACCGGAAGCACCCCCTTCATCTCTGGGGAAGACGGTGAAGACCAGCTATGTAGACCTCAGTCTTCTCCTGAaacagtcatcagagaagagCATTCTCTGTGCTCAGAAAATGAAAGTCCTGTTGTGGGTTTCGATCCTCCCCTGAGTCTAGAACTGTCTGAGCATGATCAAACCATCAGTACTGAGGCTGAGACTGGAGATATCCCTGGGGAGACTCTGTTGCTAGAAGCCACCGTGCCCCTACTGGAAAGCAGCATTGTCAGTGATGAGAACCCGGGTGAGACCGAGGGAGGTGAGGCAGCCAGTGGAACCGGACAGCTGGAGATGCATGACAGTGATAGAAAACACTCATCAGAGCAGGATCTGAGTGAGGCAAACTTGGACTCGCCCGAAGAGAGTGTGGACAAGAAGAAAAAGGGTAAAAAGCTCCCCGAGGCCTCTGATAGATGCCTAAGAAGTCAACTTGCAGATTCATCCTCTGCTGACAGGTGCCCAGGAAGCGAAGGTTTAGATTCATCCACTGCTTGTTCTGAAATGAAGGTTTCTAAAAATCCTACCATAAAGCGTTCTAAAAGAGAAGGGCACTCTGGTAGGGTAACCCCCGAGGGCTCAGTGATTGACAGCATCCATACAGATGATCTGGAGGACCCCAAAAACCCCAGTGTCGGTGAACATTCCTCTGATGAAGATGTCAGGCAGGAGGGTGAAGGAGTTGGAGTCATCACAAGGCAGACTTTTAAAAGCATGCTGGCAAAGGAAGTtaaaagagaagaaggggagacTTCCCCAAGCAGTGACCCCAACACAGTTGGCCAGCCACTGCCTGGGGAGAACCTGGAAATTAACGTCTGGTCCCAAATAGATGAGAGAGATGCACATGTGCCCTCAGAAAGCATTCCTTGTAAGAGGGACCTGGAGCAGGTAAAAGAGAAGCCGGGACACATTGCCACACAGGATGTGGAAGCCTCTGTGAGTGAGGTAGATGTTGAGGATACCCACTCTAAAGATGATGCTGGCCTGCCTTCATCTAGCTTAGCTGGGATATCAGCCAGTCAGAATGGTGATCCTGCTGGGCCACCAAAATTGGTAACAAGGCCTAAGAGATTGTCTTCTTCAACTTACAACCTGAGACACGCTCATTGTGTGGATGCCTTGGCCACTACAAAAGTGACTTCTGAAAAGCAAGTCACACAAGTCAGCCCAGCACCAAAGGAAAATGAAGCTTCTGAGAGTGTGGAGCCCTTGGATGAGGACGATGCAGACACAGTGGTAGAAGAGCAGCCCAAGTTCGTGGGATGGTGTGCAGAGGAGGAGAACCAGGAGCTGATCGCCAACTTCAACGCCCAGTACCTGAAAGTTCAGAAGGGCTGGATCCAGTTGGAGAAAGAAGCGCAGCCAACAGCAAGAGCAAAGAGCAAGTCCGACAAGCTGaaggagatttggaagagcaagAAGAGGTCACGGAAGTGCAGGGGTTCATTGGAGGGGCAGAAGTTTTCTCCTGTTCAGATGCTGTTTATGACAAACTTTAAACTGTCTAACATCTGTAAGTGGTTCTTAGAGACAACAGAAACTCGGTCTCTGGTCATTGTGAAGAAACTAAATACGCGTCTTCCAGGAGACATCCCACTTGTTAAACACCCTCTTCAGAAGTACCCTCCTTCTACCCTGTATCCCAGTTCACTACAGGCCGAACGCTtgaaaaaacacttaaagaaatttcCTGGAGCCATTCCTGCTAGGAATAATTGGAAAACACAGAAGCTGTGGGCTAAACTGCGAGAGAATGCTGGCCAGGTGGAGCCAGAGGCTGGCAGTGACACCAGCCTCGGCCCTCACAGTGAAGACACTGTAGAGGAGGTCAGGGAAGGCAGAAATAGCCATCCTCCCGCCAACTTGCCTACTCCAGCCAGCACCCGGATCCTTAGAAAGTATTCCAATATTCGAGGAAAGCTCCGAGCCCAGCGCCTGGACAGCTCACTGGGTGGGCCTTCTGAAGTTAAGCAGGGCCGAAAGAGCGTGTGCATCAACCCGCTGATGTCCCCCAAGCTGGCCCTCCGGGTGGGTGCAGATGGCTTTCCTGTCACCCCCAAGAGGGCTGAAGGACgcaagaggaaaagagggaagcaGATGCCTGAAACCTTGCTTAAAGTGGAAGGTCAGAACAAGCGCAAAAGAGCAGAAGGCTCCGGAACTCAGGATGATAAGGACAAGGGGCCAGCAACAAAAGCCAGCAGAGGCCTTTCTGCCAAGAAGCTAGCTGcaaaggacagagtcagccaaCTATCcaagaagatgaccttgaaagaGAATAAAGTGAGAATCTGTAAAAAGGCTCCCGGGAAGAGCTGCCCACCatccaggaaagaaaaagagaatgcagACAAAAGGCCTAGCCATCCTGCTGCAGCCTCTGAAGCGCTGACAAAGCCTGCCAAGCAAAGGGGTTCAGGAGATGCCTCTGCAAAGCCCCCCAAAGCCAGagggagaagcaggaagctgagcaatGGTAGGGGCCGAGCTAGACCCTTGACA